Proteins encoded within one genomic window of Streptomyces taklimakanensis:
- a CDS encoding ATP-binding protein — MAAFDPLTAVTDAFTSFVFGKTETTRLPVRTSTGQAQAVYLPTAAPGLGDSGVIIGREVYSGKGYIYDPFQLYGQQLPAPHWLVLGESGNGKSALEKTYVLRQLRFRDRQVVVLDAQGEDGVGEWNLIAEQMGITPIRLDPMAALDQGIRLNPLDPSITSTGQLALLRTIIEVAMGHGLDERAGFALKVAHSYVNETVTGRQPVLTDIVEQLRHPKPESAEAMNVALEDVRAWGLDVALVLDRLVDGDLRGMFDGPTTVGIDLDAPLIVFDLSHIDRNSIAMPILMAIVGVWLEHTWIRPDRKKRIFLVEEAWHIINSPFVAQLFQRLLKFGRRLGLSFVAVVHHLSDVVDGAAAKEAAAILKMASTRTIYAQKADEARATGQVLGLPRWAVEIIPTLSPGIAVWDVNGNVQVVKHLVTEAERPLVFTDRAMTESSSATSSPASPATPLEDTVADEFEAETASRAAAMERLARADETVA; from the coding sequence ATGGCCGCGTTCGATCCGCTGACCGCCGTCACCGACGCCTTCACCAGCTTCGTCTTCGGCAAGACGGAGACCACCCGCCTGCCCGTGCGCACCTCCACCGGCCAGGCCCAGGCCGTCTACCTGCCCACCGCCGCGCCCGGTCTGGGCGACTCCGGGGTGATCATCGGCCGCGAGGTCTACAGCGGCAAGGGCTACATCTACGACCCCTTCCAGCTCTACGGCCAGCAACTCCCGGCCCCCCACTGGCTGGTGCTGGGCGAGTCCGGCAACGGCAAGTCGGCCCTGGAGAAGACGTACGTCCTGCGCCAGCTGCGCTTCCGCGACCGCCAGGTCGTCGTCCTGGACGCCCAGGGCGAGGACGGCGTCGGCGAGTGGAACCTCATCGCCGAACAGATGGGGATCACCCCCATCCGCCTGGATCCGATGGCCGCCCTGGACCAGGGCATCCGCCTCAACCCGCTGGACCCGTCCATCACCAGCACCGGTCAGCTCGCCCTGCTGCGCACCATCATCGAGGTCGCCATGGGCCACGGCCTCGACGAGCGCGCCGGCTTCGCCCTGAAAGTCGCCCACTCCTACGTCAACGAGACCGTCACCGGCCGCCAGCCCGTCCTCACCGACATCGTCGAACAGCTCCGCCACCCGAAGCCGGAGTCGGCCGAGGCGATGAACGTCGCCCTGGAGGACGTGCGGGCCTGGGGGCTGGACGTCGCCCTCGTCCTGGACCGCCTGGTCGACGGCGACCTGCGCGGCATGTTCGACGGCCCGACGACGGTGGGCATCGACCTCGACGCGCCGCTGATCGTCTTCGACCTCTCCCACATCGACCGCAACTCCATCGCCATGCCCATCCTGATGGCCATCGTCGGCGTCTGGCTGGAGCACACCTGGATCCGCCCCGACCGCAAGAAACGCATCTTCCTGGTCGAGGAGGCGTGGCACATCATCAACAGCCCCTTCGTCGCCCAGCTCTTCCAGCGGCTGTTGAAGTTCGGCCGACGGCTGGGCCTGTCGTTCGTGGCGGTCGTCCACCACCTGTCCGACGTGGTGGACGGCGCGGCGGCCAAGGAGGCCGCCGCGATCCTCAAGATGGCCTCGACCCGCACGATCTACGCCCAGAAGGCCGACGAGGCCCGCGCCACCGGACAGGTGCTGGGACTGCCCCGCTGGGCCGTGGAGATCATCCCCACACTCTCCCCCGGCATCGCCGTCTGGGACGTCAACGGCAATGTGCAGGTCGTCAAGCACCTGGTCACCGAGGCGGAGCGCCCCCTGGTCTTCACCGACCGCGCCATGACCGAATCCTCCTCGGCGACCTCCTCTCCCGCGTCTCCCGCGACCCCCTTGGAGGACACCGTGGCCGACGAGTTCGAGGCCGAGACCGCGTCCCGCGCCGCCGCCATGGAGCGGCTCGCACGCGCCGACGAGACGGTGGCCTGA
- a CDS encoding bifunctional lytic transglycosylase/C40 family peptidase has product MRKAWVAVGVGFGLVVCFMALLVVGTYTAASNLFGGGAVTLAKGSVPMAYRDLVQKWGNLCPALNPALLAAQLHQESGWNPRARSTAAAQGIAQFIPATWAAHGIDGDGDGDRDVWDPEDAIPSAAKYDCTLAEDVKGVPGDPTDNMLAAYNAGPYAVVRYGGVPPYRETQNYVRVIRAMEKTFAEPRARLSPSKQAAGAIDFAQKKLGTPYLWGGDGTAEDGGRFDCSGLTKAAYASVGIELPRVANDQWNAGPHPKRDELLPGDLVFFAHDLNDPRSIYHVGIYVGGGYMIDAPYTGAEIRFDPIDTPDYFGATRPTAS; this is encoded by the coding sequence GTGCGGAAGGCGTGGGTGGCCGTCGGAGTCGGGTTCGGGCTGGTCGTGTGTTTCATGGCGCTGCTCGTGGTCGGCACGTACACCGCCGCGTCGAACCTCTTCGGTGGTGGCGCGGTCACACTGGCGAAGGGTTCGGTGCCGATGGCGTACCGGGACCTGGTGCAGAAGTGGGGCAACCTCTGTCCGGCGCTCAACCCGGCGCTGCTGGCGGCCCAACTCCACCAGGAGAGCGGCTGGAACCCGAGGGCGCGGAGCACGGCCGCGGCGCAGGGCATCGCGCAGTTCATCCCGGCGACGTGGGCGGCGCACGGCATCGACGGCGACGGGGACGGGGATCGCGACGTGTGGGATCCCGAGGACGCCATTCCGTCGGCGGCGAAGTACGACTGCACGCTGGCGGAGGATGTCAAGGGCGTGCCCGGGGATCCGACGGACAACATGTTGGCCGCCTACAACGCGGGTCCGTACGCGGTGGTGCGGTACGGCGGTGTGCCCCCGTACCGGGAGACGCAGAACTACGTCAGGGTCATCCGGGCGATGGAGAAGACCTTCGCGGAGCCGCGCGCCCGTCTGTCGCCGTCGAAGCAGGCGGCCGGGGCGATCGACTTCGCGCAGAAGAAGCTGGGCACGCCGTACCTGTGGGGCGGTGACGGCACCGCGGAGGACGGTGGTCGGTTCGACTGCTCGGGTCTGACGAAGGCGGCGTACGCGAGTGTGGGGATCGAGCTGCCGCGCGTGGCGAACGACCAGTGGAACGCCGGTCCGCACCCGAAACGGGACGAGTTGCTCCCCGGTGACCTGGTCTTCTTCGCGCACGACCTGAACGATCCCCGGTCCATCTACCACGTGGGGATCTACGTCGGCGGTGGCTATATGATCGACGCGCCGTACACGGGCGCGGAGATCCGTTTCGATCCGATCGACACCCCCGACTACTTCGGAGCGACGAGGCCGACGGCTTCGTGA
- a CDS encoding inorganic phosphate transporter, with protein sequence MDTFALVLTVGVALFFTYTNGFHDSANAIATSVSTRALTPRAALLMAAVMNLAGAFLGSGVAKTVSEGLIETPDGQSGMAILFAALIGAITWNMVTWYFGLPSSSSHALFGGMVGAALAGGIAVYWSGVFSKIVIPMFVSPVVGLLLGYLVMVAIMWLFRRANPHKAKRGFRIAQTVSAAGMALGHGLQDAQKTMGIVVMALVIADVQDHGQIPIWVKVACAMMLSLGTYAGGWRIMRTLGRRIIELDPPQGFAAETTAASVMYTASFMFQAPISTTHVITSAIMGVGATKRVSAVRWGVAKNIVLGWFITMPAAAVVAALSYWAVKMIAA encoded by the coding sequence GTGGACACCTTCGCGCTCGTACTGACCGTCGGGGTCGCGCTCTTCTTCACCTACACCAACGGCTTCCACGACTCGGCGAACGCCATCGCCACCTCCGTCTCCACCCGCGCGCTCACTCCCCGCGCGGCACTGTTGATGGCCGCGGTGATGAACCTGGCCGGCGCCTTCCTCGGCAGCGGTGTCGCCAAGACCGTCAGTGAAGGGCTGATCGAGACGCCGGACGGCCAGAGCGGCATGGCGATCCTGTTCGCCGCGCTGATCGGGGCGATCACCTGGAACATGGTCACCTGGTACTTCGGCCTGCCCTCCTCGTCCTCCCACGCCCTGTTCGGCGGCATGGTGGGCGCGGCGTTGGCCGGTGGCATCGCGGTGTACTGGTCCGGGGTCTTCTCGAAGATCGTCATCCCGATGTTCGTCTCGCCGGTGGTCGGTCTGCTGCTCGGCTACCTGGTGATGGTGGCCATCATGTGGCTGTTCCGCCGGGCCAATCCGCACAAGGCCAAGCGCGGCTTCCGCATCGCGCAGACGGTCTCGGCGGCCGGCATGGCGCTCGGCCACGGTCTCCAGGACGCGCAGAAGACGATGGGCATCGTGGTGATGGCCCTGGTCATCGCCGACGTCCAGGACCACGGTCAGATCCCGATCTGGGTCAAGGTCGCCTGCGCGATGATGCTGTCGCTGGGCACGTACGCCGGTGGTTGGCGCATCATGCGGACGCTGGGCCGTCGGATCATCGAGTTGGACCCGCCGCAGGGCTTCGCCGCCGAGACGACGGCGGCGTCGGTGATGTACACCGCGTCGTTCATGTTCCAGGCGCCGATCTCCACCACTCATGTGATCACCTCCGCGATCATGGGGGTGGGCGCCACCAAGCGGGTGAGCGCGGTGCGGTGGGGCGTGGCCAAGAACATCGTGCTCGGCTGGTTCATCACCATGCCGGCGGCCGCCGTGGTGGCGGCGCTGAGCTACTGGGCGGTGAAGATGATCGCCGCGTGA
- a CDS encoding metal-sensitive transcriptional regulator — protein MTTADARPETTHGPHGYAKEKDAHLKRLRRIEGQIRGLQRMVEEDVYCIDILTQVSASTKALQSFALQLLEEHLRHCVAHAAAEGGPENEAAVDAKVEEATAAIARLLRT, from the coding sequence ATGACGACCGCCGACGCCCGTCCAGAGACCACCCACGGTCCGCACGGGTACGCCAAGGAGAAGGACGCCCACCTCAAACGGCTCCGACGGATCGAGGGACAGATCCGCGGTCTCCAGCGCATGGTGGAGGAGGACGTCTACTGCATCGACATACTCACCCAGGTCTCGGCCTCCACCAAGGCGCTGCAGTCCTTCGCCCTCCAACTGCTGGAGGAACACCTGCGCCACTGTGTGGCCCACGCGGCAGCCGAGGGCGGCCCGGAGAACGAGGCCGCGGTGGACGCCAAGGTGGAGGAGGCCACGGCCGCCATCGCCCGACTGCTGCGCACCTAG
- a CDS encoding SCO6880 family protein, whose protein sequence is MTTPSHTVAPRRTYMIGRARPNAVIGRNRETGEIALIIAGAFLGMMSGLLIPVLSLRIVALVGFPMLSLAAVYVPYKGRTYYKWFEINRSYRRLLRHGTTYRSAAAEAGTRLDGTEVDIPPPPGVGRITWLSAPFGPDEIAVLLHADRRTVTAAIEIEGPGVGLRDSEDQEALVDRFGTLLKHVANGDGFVTRLQMLARTLPADPDAHAKDVAQRGDERAAPWLRESYEQLLSMVSTSSEQHRAYLVACMHHTRDLAAEATAIAKAGRASTGRRLTRDEGLAVVMARELTDICARLAEADIRVRQPLGQARMASLIHSMYDPDHPIDHIQAMTRRNAWPAELNAAEPTHLTAKTRESATREPWCHATAWVKEWPMTPVGVNFLAPLLVHTPDVIRTVAVCMDLEPTEVAIERMLTEKTNDAAEASRAAKMNRTVDPRDVAAHGRVDQRGQDLASGAAGVNLVGYITVSSRNPDALARDKRTIRASAGKSYLKLEWCDREHHRAFVNTLPFATGIRR, encoded by the coding sequence GTGACGACCCCGTCCCACACCGTCGCACCGCGCCGCACGTACATGATCGGGCGCGCCCGTCCCAACGCCGTCATCGGCAGGAACCGGGAGACGGGCGAGATCGCCCTGATCATCGCGGGCGCCTTCCTCGGCATGATGAGCGGGCTCCTGATCCCCGTGCTGTCCCTGCGCATCGTCGCCCTGGTCGGCTTCCCGATGCTCTCCCTGGCCGCGGTGTACGTCCCCTACAAGGGGCGGACGTACTACAAGTGGTTCGAGATCAACCGCAGCTACCGCCGCCTGCTGCGCCACGGCACCACCTACCGCTCCGCCGCCGCCGAGGCCGGCACCCGGCTGGACGGCACCGAGGTGGACATCCCGCCCCCGCCCGGGGTGGGCCGCATCACCTGGCTCTCCGCGCCCTTCGGGCCCGACGAGATCGCCGTCCTCCTCCACGCCGACCGACGCACCGTCACCGCCGCCATAGAGATCGAGGGACCGGGCGTGGGCCTGCGCGACAGCGAGGACCAGGAGGCCCTCGTCGACCGCTTCGGCACCCTCCTCAAGCACGTGGCCAACGGCGACGGCTTCGTCACCCGCCTCCAGATGCTCGCCCGCACCCTCCCCGCCGACCCCGACGCCCATGCCAAGGACGTCGCCCAGCGCGGTGACGAACGGGCCGCTCCCTGGCTGCGGGAGTCCTACGAGCAGCTCCTGTCCATGGTCTCCACCTCCAGCGAGCAGCACCGCGCCTACCTGGTGGCCTGCATGCACCACACCCGCGACCTGGCCGCCGAGGCCACCGCGATCGCCAAGGCCGGCCGCGCCTCCACCGGGCGCCGCCTCACCCGCGACGAGGGCCTGGCCGTCGTCATGGCCCGCGAACTCACCGACATCTGCGCCCGGCTCGCCGAAGCCGACATCCGGGTGCGGCAGCCGCTGGGTCAGGCCCGCATGGCCTCCCTGATCCACTCCATGTACGACCCCGACCACCCCATCGACCACATCCAGGCCATGACCCGGCGCAACGCCTGGCCTGCCGAGCTGAACGCGGCCGAGCCGACCCACCTGACGGCCAAGACCCGCGAGTCGGCCACCCGCGAGCCCTGGTGCCACGCCACCGCCTGGGTCAAGGAGTGGCCGATGACACCGGTCGGCGTCAACTTCCTCGCCCCGCTGCTCGTCCACACCCCCGACGTGATCCGCACCGTCGCCGTCTGCATGGACCTGGAGCCCACCGAGGTCGCCATCGAGCGGATGCTGACGGAGAAGACCAACGACGCGGCCGAGGCCAGCCGCGCCGCCAAGATGAACCGCACCGTCGACCCGCGCGACGTGGCCGCCCACGGCCGCGTCGACCAGCGCGGCCAGGACCTGGCCTCCGGAGCCGCGGGCGTCAACCTCGTCGGCTACATCACCGTCTCCTCCCGCAACCCCGACGCCCTGGCACGTGACAAACGCACGATCCGAGCCTCGGCCGGAAAGAGCTACTTGAAGCTGGAGTGGTGCGACCGGGAGCATCACCGTGCGTTCGTGAACACCCTTCCGTTCGCGACCGGCATCCGCCGCTGA
- a CDS encoding DUF47 family protein: MRFRLTPRETSFYDMFAASADNIVTGSKLLMELLGAEPSARAEISERMRAAEHAGDDATHAIFHQLNSSFITPFDREDIYRLASSLDDIMDFMEEAVDLVVLYQIEELPKGVEQQIEVLARAAELTAEAMPHLRTMDNLTEYWIEVNRLENQADQIHRKLLAHLFNGKYDAIEVLKLKQIVDVLEEAADAFEHVANTVETIAVKES, from the coding sequence GTGCGCTTTCGTCTGACCCCCAGGGAGACGAGCTTCTACGACATGTTCGCCGCCTCCGCGGACAACATCGTCACGGGCTCCAAGCTCCTGATGGAACTGCTCGGGGCGGAACCCTCGGCACGGGCCGAGATCTCGGAGCGCATGCGTGCGGCCGAGCACGCCGGTGACGACGCGACCCACGCGATCTTCCACCAGCTGAACTCCTCCTTCATCACCCCGTTCGACCGCGAGGACATCTACCGGCTCGCGTCGTCCCTCGACGACATCATGGACTTCATGGAGGAGGCCGTCGACCTGGTCGTCCTCTACCAGATCGAGGAGCTGCCCAAGGGGGTGGAGCAGCAGATCGAGGTTCTGGCGCGGGCGGCCGAACTGACGGCCGAGGCGATGCCGCACCTGCGGACGATGGACAACCTCACCGAGTACTGGATCGAGGTCAACCGCCTGGAGAACCAGGCGGACCAGATCCACCGCAAGCTGCTCGCCCACCTGTTCAACGGCAAGTACGACGCGATCGAGGTGCTCAAGCTCAAGCAGATCGTGGATGTCCTGGAGGAGGCGGCCGACGCCTTCGAGCACGTGGCGAACACGGTGGAGACCATCGCCGTCAAGGAGTCCTGA
- a CDS encoding phosphatase PAP2 family protein: protein MAMAEWDNPDVELLHDINGLAKAAPTWADHLMEYVGEYGTVAALALMGVWAWWTARRRPDAVTAVAGLVWAPLAAGVAVLVNVPIRGFVERPRPFLTHKELEVLVDGKRDFSFVSDHATLAMALAVGIFMVNRRLGLVGILVAVFAGFCRIYMGVHYPTDVIGGLALGTAVTLLLAPAALALLTPLLRAVASSRAGWLVRTPEAAERAVREPEPEQRPYRDRDLAA from the coding sequence ATCGCGATGGCTGAATGGGACAACCCCGACGTCGAGCTGCTCCACGACATCAACGGCTTGGCCAAGGCCGCCCCCACCTGGGCCGACCATCTCATGGAGTACGTCGGCGAGTACGGCACCGTGGCGGCGCTGGCCCTGATGGGCGTGTGGGCCTGGTGGACGGCACGGCGCCGTCCGGACGCGGTGACGGCGGTGGCCGGGCTGGTCTGGGCGCCGCTGGCGGCCGGGGTGGCGGTGTTGGTGAACGTGCCGATCCGCGGGTTCGTGGAGAGACCCAGACCCTTCCTGACGCACAAGGAGCTGGAAGTGCTGGTGGACGGGAAGCGGGACTTCTCGTTCGTCAGCGACCACGCGACGCTGGCGATGGCGCTCGCCGTGGGGATCTTCATGGTGAACCGCCGGCTGGGGCTCGTCGGCATCCTGGTGGCGGTGTTCGCGGGCTTCTGCCGGATCTACATGGGCGTGCACTACCCCACCGACGTGATCGGCGGTCTGGCGTTGGGCACGGCCGTGACGTTGCTGCTGGCTCCCGCCGCGTTGGCGCTGCTGACGCCGCTGCTGCGCGCGGTGGCCTCTTCGCGGGCCGGTTGGCTGGTGCGGACCCCGGAGGCGGCGGAGCGGGCCGTGAGGGAACCGGAGCCGGAGCAACGGCCTTACCGGGACCGCGATCTGGCGGCCTGA
- a CDS encoding type VI secretion protein: MPVPHDGRSGPGAPAGRGGGAPERGIPDGLLLGLLGFLLGITTLCWTAVGLAGLLAHGAWPRGVAFTRTPMAMRSLVSEPADLAAAWPGAGADTLPGPGLFWGVLIGQCMVLTVLGVFVAGVVARRRALRAVRRERERSRAEELEGPEKAEEAPYRASPAPLPGRRPAVPRPVTAEPATALPPRPDVPSPRETPAGVRSETPAPAHLRAHPVPEALSGPPTGVEYGPDHGSRAADALRVAPGPALVVTSDPALWKETEGARAKLGPVHLYDPGRLTDAPALLRWAPHHGCEDRRTAAARAAALLAPVRSPARSEEATHSAAETLLGCWLHAAAVAGEPFRQVHRWAGANSGSTAEAVRVLRTDPRAASGAAGELEATLVAHPERRDAAVRLVRQALSALSQLHVRNSCTANRADSAALESFAAEGGTLYVVGEAVEDPRRAPGTMPLLTALTSSVVEHGRRVAAGSSAGRLDPPITLLLDDIAAVAPIPQLPELLTTGEATGMPTLALMRSEEQARTWWPQLATAGGGWAGSPGTGRFRPVP; the protein is encoded by the coding sequence GTGCCGGTGCCACACGACGGCCGCAGCGGCCCCGGGGCACCGGCGGGCAGGGGCGGCGGCGCCCCCGAGCGCGGCATTCCCGACGGCCTCCTCCTCGGCCTGCTGGGCTTCCTCCTCGGCATCACCACCCTGTGCTGGACGGCCGTCGGGCTGGCGGGGCTCCTCGCACACGGGGCGTGGCCGCGCGGCGTCGCCTTCACGCGCACCCCCATGGCGATGCGTTCCCTGGTCTCCGAACCGGCCGACCTGGCCGCCGCCTGGCCGGGCGCCGGGGCCGACACACTGCCGGGCCCCGGTCTGTTCTGGGGTGTCCTCATCGGCCAGTGCATGGTCCTGACGGTCCTGGGCGTGTTCGTCGCCGGTGTCGTGGCCCGCCGGCGCGCCCTGCGCGCCGTCCGACGCGAGAGGGAACGCTCGAGGGCCGAGGAGCTCGAGGGGCCCGAGAAGGCCGAGGAGGCCCCGTACCGGGCCTCGCCGGCCCCGCTGCCGGGCCGGCGTCCCGCCGTCCCCCGCCCCGTCACCGCCGAGCCCGCCACGGCGCTCCCCCCACGCCCGGACGTGCCGTCTCCTCGTGAGACACCCGCAGGCGTGCGGTCCGAGACGCCCGCACCGGCACACCTGCGGGCCCACCCCGTTCCCGAGGCGCTCTCCGGGCCGCCCACGGGCGTCGAGTACGGGCCCGACCACGGCAGCCGTGCCGCCGACGCCCTGCGCGTCGCCCCCGGCCCCGCCCTGGTCGTCACCTCCGACCCGGCCCTGTGGAAGGAGACCGAGGGGGCCCGGGCCAAGCTGGGGCCCGTCCACCTCTACGATCCGGGCCGGCTCACCGACGCTCCCGCCCTGCTGCGCTGGGCACCCCACCACGGCTGCGAGGACCGCCGCACCGCCGCCGCCAGGGCCGCAGCCCTGCTCGCCCCGGTACGGAGCCCCGCCCGCTCGGAAGAGGCCACCCACAGCGCCGCCGAGACTCTGCTGGGCTGCTGGCTGCACGCCGCGGCCGTCGCCGGAGAGCCGTTCCGTCAGGTCCACCGCTGGGCCGGCGCGAACTCCGGATCGACGGCCGAGGCCGTCCGTGTCCTGCGCACCGACCCGCGGGCCGCTTCCGGGGCCGCCGGCGAGCTCGAAGCCACCCTCGTCGCCCATCCCGAGCGCAGGGACGCCGCCGTCCGTCTCGTCCGCCAGGCCCTCTCGGCCCTCTCCCAACTCCACGTCCGTAACTCCTGCACGGCGAACCGCGCGGATTCGGCCGCGTTGGAATCCTTTGCCGCCGAAGGGGGAACGCTCTATGTTGTGGGCGAGGCCGTCGAGGACCCGCGTCGTGCTCCCGGCACGATGCCGCTTCTCACCGCCCTCACCTCAAGCGTGGTCGAGCACGGCCGCCGCGTGGCCGCAGGGTCATCCGCCGGCCGGCTCGACCCACCAATCACCCTCCTCCTCGACGACATCGCGGCGGTGGCCCCCATCCCCCAACTCCCCGAACTCCTGACGACGGGCGAGGCGACGGGCATGCCCACCCTGGCGCTGATGCGCTCCGAGGAGCAGGCACGCACCTGGTGGCCGCAGCTCGCGACAGCGGGCGGCGGATGGGCGGGATCACCCGGGACGGGGCGCTTCCGCCCTGTCCCGTGA